From the Priestia koreensis genome, one window contains:
- a CDS encoding DUF2845 domain-containing protein, producing the protein MKKLLYTVVLASILGACSYETEGANADKVESKVESDEHILSKEESRYVELIKKGEYQTVIAECEKLNDENHQTFRNIATAFKTYNEFKDDHFSNHTGELNYNAIRIYLNSATFIPAELTGDINELRRGVNKKLSFYETNAKKNKNKKVEIGMTKKEVLDRWGRPDVIHSKSEINGKGEAWTYFQGIISFKGETVESVREFRGL; encoded by the coding sequence TTGAAAAAGCTTTTATATACAGTAGTCTTAGCATCCATTCTTGGAGCTTGTTCCTATGAAACAGAGGGAGCAAACGCAGATAAAGTAGAGAGTAAAGTAGAGAGTGATGAGCATATCCTATCAAAAGAAGAGAGTCGATATGTAGAGCTTATTAAAAAGGGTGAATATCAGACGGTTATTGCCGAGTGTGAAAAGTTAAATGATGAAAATCACCAAACATTTCGTAATATCGCAACAGCGTTTAAAACATATAACGAATTTAAAGATGACCATTTTAGTAACCATACAGGTGAACTAAATTATAATGCCATTCGAATATACCTGAATAGCGCCACATTCATACCAGCAGAATTAACGGGAGATATTAACGAATTACGACGGGGTGTAAATAAAAAACTTAGCTTTTATGAAACCAATGCAAAAAAAAATAAGAACAAGAAAGTAGAGATTGGAATGACTAAGAAAGAAGTACTCGATCGTTGGGGAAGACCAGACGTCATTCATAGTAAGAGTGAGATCAATGGAAAGGGCGAAGCGTGGACCTACTTTCAGGGCATTATCTCGTTTAAAGGCGAAACCGTAGAGTCAGTGAGAGAATTTAGAGGACTATAG
- a CDS encoding YneF family protein, with protein sequence MWLDILIGVLALLVGIALGFFIARKYMMSYLKKNPPINEQMLKMMMMQMGMKPSQKKINQMMKAMSNQIK encoded by the coding sequence ATGTGGTTAGATATTTTAATTGGTGTTCTAGCTCTGCTTGTTGGAATAGCGCTAGGATTCTTCATTGCACGTAAATACATGATGAGCTATTTAAAGAAAAACCCGCCTATTAATGAACAAATGCTAAAAATGATGATGATGCAAATGGGAATGAAACCTTCTCAAAAGAAAATCAATCAAATGATGAAAGCAATGAGCAATCAAATCAAATAA